Proteins encoded in a region of the Zea mays cultivar B73 chromosome 2, Zm-B73-REFERENCE-NAM-5.0, whole genome shotgun sequence genome:
- the LOC103646524 gene encoding two-component response regulator ORR29: MDPINGLRVLIIDEDKDDANHMKDMLHQYNFHVIVFTSPREALDFLNGHAQDIDFLLVAVDMEEMSRFEFLDMAIDMYENIQEISPGANTDGEQSNATNSSTNKEYMNNDIYEVQSSTGSNSVDMGLVNYPESEDGETVEKCPNAYQDPEVGTSPNN, encoded by the exons ATGGATCCTATAAATGGTCTTCGAGTCCTGATCATTGATGAAGATAAAGATGATGCAAACCATATGAAGGACATGCTCCATCAATACAACTTTCATG TGATAGTGTTTACAAGTCCTAGAGAGGCACTAGACTTTCTTAATGGTCATGCACAAGATATTGATTTCCTATTGGTAGCAGTGGATATGGAAGAGATGTCACGATTTGAATTCCTTGATATGGCCATAGATATGTATGAAAACATCCAAGAAATTA GCCCTGGAGCTAATACAGATGGAGAACAAAGTAATGCCACAAACTCTTCTACTAATAAAGAGTATATGAATAACGATATTTATGAAGTGCAAAGCTCCACAGGAAGCAATTCAGTAGATATGGGCCTTGTGAACTATCCAGAATCTGAAGATGGTGAAACTGTGGAGAAATGTCCTAATGCATACCAAGACCCTGAAGTTGGCACATCTCCCAACAACTAA